In the genome of Chryseobacterium sp. 52, the window ATAAAAATTGGGGAGTGGAAGCCTTGGATGCTCTTCCCTGACTGGTGTTTCAGGAAGCTTTCCTTCTTTTGCATAGGCTTCAAAAGGTCCCAGATAATGCTTTAATCCCGTAACCAGAGCGACATGTTTTACTGATGCTTTCGGAGCCAGGACATCCAGCAGGTTTCTTACCAAAGCACTATTCACACGGATATTTTCTTCTTCTGTATCATTTCTCATCCATGTTGTAAAATAAACATGAGTAGGAGAGATCTCCTCTAAGGCCGTATGTAAGCTGTTAGTATCCAGTAAATCAGCTTTCACAGGGAGAAGTTTCGGGATATTGTTATTAGGGGTTCTGGAAAGTCCATAAACTATCCATCCTTGTGAAATAAGTTCCCCGGCAAGATTGCTTCCCGTAATTCCAGTTGCACCGACTACCAGCGCTATGTTTTTTCTGTTGTCCATATTTGTAAAATTTCTTCTACAAAATTATAGATCGGAAAGGGCTGATACACTTGATCTGTATCAAGTGTTTTTGTTGATTCAGATCAAGTATTAAGCGACCATTTTTTGCGTATCCGGCTTACAGTTTCGGGTGCAAGTCCCAGATATGAGGCAATAAGATTATGGGGAACTTTTTTGATGATTTCCGGATTTCGCAGCGCAAACTGCATATACTTTTCTTCTGCCGTAAAACTGTTGGATACCATCAGTCTGTAGTCTTTCGTGACAAGACTGTTCTGATAGAGAATCCTGAAATAGCGGTCCATAACAGGGATTTCAAGCATGAGTCTTTCGTAATCATCCAAAGTGATCATCAGGACTTCCGTTTCTTCTACCGCATCAATATTCAACACTGCTTTTTCCTGATTGATAAAACTGTTGAAATCAGAGGTCCACCATCCTTCGAATGCAAACATATTGATATGCTCATTTCCTTTTTCGTCCGAAGTATATGATTTGAGCAATCCTTTGCTGACAAATGACAGACACTTGCAAATTTCACCTTCCTGCAGCAGATATTGCTTTTTGCGTAATTTTTTATACGTGAAAAATGTCTGGATCTGATTGCTCTGTTCTTCAGGAAGATCAACTTTGTTTTGTATATGGGAAAGAAGGAGGTCAAACATTATGAAAATATATAATCAAAAATACTACTTTCAAAGCAGTCTGTTATTTCATTTTTCAAAATCATAGAAATTAATCCCCACTTCTTCATTTTTCACTTTTACAACTCTGGTATTCAGCGGATAGAAAAT includes:
- a CDS encoding Crp/Fnr family transcriptional regulator produces the protein MFDLLLSHIQNKVDLPEEQSNQIQTFFTYKKLRKKQYLLQEGEICKCLSFVSKGLLKSYTSDEKGNEHINMFAFEGWWTSDFNSFINQEKAVLNIDAVEETEVLMITLDDYERLMLEIPVMDRYFRILYQNSLVTKDYRLMVSNSFTAEEKYMQFALRNPEIIKKVPHNLIASYLGLAPETVSRIRKKWSLNT